Proteins from a genomic interval of Cucumis melo cultivar AY chromosome 7, USDA_Cmelo_AY_1.0, whole genome shotgun sequence:
- the LOC103493768 gene encoding deSI-like protein At4g17486, which translates to MLCRIALMSKKKKSGTVPVYLNVYDLTPINGYAYWLGLGVYHSGVQVHGVEYAFGAHEHATSGIFEVEPRQCPGFTFRKSICIGRTNLGPKEVRSFMEKLAEEYSGNTYHLITRNCNHFCNDVCIRLAGKPIPSWVNRLARLGLFCNCVLPASLNEAKVRQVRSGDKLNEGVKKKLRSQPNRCNNKSSSNPSPPPLPSNPPTSSTIKVTRPTRQKRCIPSASSAIHSSASTTLTA; encoded by the exons ATGTTGTGCAGAATTGCTTTGAtgtcgaagaagaagaagagtggAACAGTGCCGGTTTATTTGAATGTGTATGATTTAACGCCCATCAATGGCTACGCGTATTGGCTGGGTCTTGGGGTTTACCATTCCGGTGTGCAAG TTCATGGAGTTGAATATGCATTTGGAGCACATGAACATGCAACTTCAGGTATATTTGAGGTAGAACCAAGACAATGTCCTGGTTTTACATTTAGGAAATCAATTTGCATTGGAAGAACGAATCTTGGTCCGAAAGAAGTTCGCTCGTTTATGGAGAAACTTGCTGAAGAGTACTCCGGGAACACTTATCATCTTATAACAAGGAATTGCAACCACTTTTGCAATGATGTATGTATAAGGTTGGCAGGGAAACCGATCCCTAGCTGGGTCAACCGACTTGCTCGACTTG GTCTTTTCTGCAACTGCGTTCTTCCAGCGAGTTTGAACGAAGCAAAGGTTCGACAAGTAAGATCAGGAGATAAGCTTAATGAAGGTGtaaagaagaaattgagaagCCAGCCAAATAGGTgtaataataaatcttcttctAACCCTTCACCGCCACCCTTGCCTTCCAATCCTCCAACTTCATCAACCATCAAAGTAACTAGACCAACTAGACAAAAACGATGTATCCCATCAGCATCGTCGGCGATTCATTCTTCAGCATCTACAACCCTGACTGCGTAA